The Mustela erminea isolate mMusErm1 chromosome 6, mMusErm1.Pri, whole genome shotgun sequence genome includes a region encoding these proteins:
- the FOXM1 gene encoding forkhead box protein M1 isoform X6, translating to MKTSPRRPLILKRRRLPVPVQNAQGETSGEEPKRPPAQQEPGQAQASKEAAESNSCKFPAGIKIINHPTMPNTQVVAVPNNANIQSIITALTAKGKESGSSGPNKFILISCGGAPTHPPGPQPQAQTSNDPKRTEVVTETLGPKPAARDVNLPRPPGALPGQRWESCAGGEAAGCILDNSLTNIQWLGKMSSDGLGSSSIKQEMEEKENRHLEQNQVEEPPGASTSWQDSVSERPPYSYMAMIQFAINSTERKRMTLKDIYTWIEDHFPYFKHIAKPGWKNSIRHNLSLHDMFVRETSANGKVSFWTIHPSANRYLTLDQVFKQQKRPNPELRRNVTIKTELPLGARRKMKPLLPRVSSYLVPIQFPVNQSLVLQPSVKVPLPLAASLMSSELARHSKRVRIAPKVLLAEEGVAPLPTTGPVQEDKLLLGEGLSPLLPIQSIKEEEPQPGEEMLPLGRPIKVESPPLEEWPSPYPSVKEESSHSWEGSSHSPTPRSKKSYGGLKSPARCVSEMLVIKRREGREMSRSRRKQHLLPPCLDEPELLFEGPGASQRATELPLPAESSEPASQLGYSQEEGGPFKTPIKEMLPISSTPSKSVLPVTPESWRLTPPAKVGGLDFSPVQATQAAFCPLPDSLGLTDFSTTPLKSIPLFDSPRELLNSEPFDLTADPFSTSSPSDMEVPKPDSPGPEVTSLVANRSLTEGLVLDTMNDSLSKILLDISFPGLEEDPLGPDSVNWAQFIPELR from the exons ATGAAAACAAGCCCCCGTCGGCCACTGATTCTCAAAAGACGGAGGCTGCCCGTTCCTGTTCAAAATGCCCAAGGTGAAACATCAGGAGAGGAACCTAAGAGGCCCCCTGCCCAACAAGAGCCTGGTCAAGCACAGGCCTCCAAGGAGGCGGCAGAGTCCAACTCCTGCAAGTTTCCAGCTGGGATCAAGATCATTAACCACCCCACCATGCCCAACACCCAAGTGGTGGCCGTCCCTAACAATGCCAATATCCAGAGCATCATCACAGCATTGACcgccaaaggaaaagagagtggCAGCAGTGGGCCCAACAAGTTCATCCTCATCAGCTGTGGGGGAGCCCCCACTCACCCTCCAGGACCCCAGCCTCAAGCCCAAACCAGCAATGATCCCAAGAGGACAGAAGTGGTCACCGAGACCCTGGGACCAAAGCCTGCAGCTAGGGATGTGAATCTTCCTAGACCACCTGGAGCCCTTCCCGGGCAGAGATGGGAGAGCTGTG CTGGTGGCGAGGCGGCAGGCTGCATTCTCGACAACAGCTTGACCAACATCCAGTGGCTTGGAAAGATGAGTTCTGACGGGCTGGGTTCCAGCAGCATCAAGCAAGagatggaggaaaaggagaatcGTCACCTGGAACAGAATCAG GTCGAGGAGCCCCCGGGAGCATCCACATCCTGGCAGGACTCTGTGTCTGAGCGGCCACCATACTCTTACATGGCCATGATACAGTTCGCCATCAATAGCACCGAGAGGAAGCGCATGACCTTGAAAGACATCTATACTTGGATCGAGGACCACTTCCCCTATTTCAAACACATCGCCAAGCCAGGCTGGAAG AACTCCATCCGCCACAACCTTTCTCTCCATGACATGTTTGTTCGGGAGACGTCTGCCAATGGCAAGGTCTCCTTCTGGACTATCCACCCCAGTGCCAATCGCTACTTGACGTTGGACCAGGTGTTTAAG CAGCAGAAACGACCCAATCCTGAACTCCGCCGGAACGTGACCATCAAAACTGAACTCCCACTGGGCGCAC GGCGGAAGATGAAGCCGCTGCTCCCACGGGTCAGCTCGTACCTGGTACCCATCCAGTTCCCAGTGAACCAGTCACTGGTGCTGCAGCCCTCGGTCAAGGTGCCACTGCCCCTAGCAGCTTCCCTCATGAGCTCAGAGCTTGCCCGCCACAGCAAGCGAGTCCGTATCGCCCCCAAG GTGCTGCTAGCCGAGGAAGGGGTGGCCCCTCTGCCCACCACAGGGCCTGTGCAAGAAGACAAGCTCCTGCTTGGAGAAGGGCTGTCTCCTCTGCTTCCAATTCAGTCCATCAAGGAGGAAGAACCCCAGCCTGGGGAAGAAATGCTGCCCTTGGGAAGACCCATCAAAGTAGAGAGCCCACCCTTGGAGGAGTGGCCCTCGCCATACCCGTCTGTCAAAGAGGAATCGTCTCACTCCTGGGAGGGCTCGTCCCACTCTCCCACTCCAAGGTCCAAGAAGTCCTACGGTGGGCTCAAGTCCCCAGCCCGGTGTGTCTCGGAAATGCTCGTGATTAAacgaagggaggggagggagatgagcCGGTCTCGAAGGAAACAGCACCTTCTGCCTCCTTGTCTGGACGAGCCCGAGCTGCTCTTCGAGGGCCCTGGGGCTTCCCAGCGAGCCACAGAGCTCCCTTTGCCCGCAGAGTCCTCTGAGCCTGCCTCCCAGCTTGGCTActcccaggaggagggaggaccTTTCAAGACACCCATTAAGGAGATGCTGCCCATCTCCTCCACCCCAAGCAAATCTGTCCTCCCCGTGACCCCTGAATCCTGGAGGCTCACACCCCCAGCCAAAGTAGGGGGGCTAGACTTCAGCCCAGTACAAGCCACACAGGCTGCCTTTTGCCCCCTGCCTGATTCCCTGGGGCTGACGGATTTTAGCACCACCCCGCTGAAAAGTATCCCCCTCTTTGACTCACCCCGAGAGCTCCTCAATTCGGAGCCTTTTGACCTCACTGCTGACCCCTTCAGCACCTCTTCTCCCTCAGATATGGAAGTCCCCAAGCCTGACTCCCCTGGGCCAGAGGTGACCAGCCTTGTAGCCAACCGTTCTCTGACAGAAGGCCTGGTTCTGGACACAATGAATGACAGCCTCAGCAAGATCCTGCTGGACATCAGCTTTCCTGGCCTGGAGGAAGATCCTCTGGGCCCTGACAGCGTCAACTGGGCTCAGTTCATTCCTGAGCTGCGGTAG
- the FOXM1 gene encoding forkhead box protein M1 isoform X4 translates to MKTSPRRPLILKRRRLPVPVQNAQGETSGEEPKRPPAQQEPGQAQASKEAAESNSCKFPAGIKIINHPTMPNTQVVAVPNNANIQSIITALTAKGKESGSSGPNKFILISCGGAPTHPPGPQPQAQTSNDPKRTEVVTETLGPKPAARDVNLPRPPGALPGQRWESCGMWSARQRAGGEAAGCILDNSLTNIQWLGKMSSDGLGSSSIKQEMEEKENRHLEQNQVEEPPGASTSWQDSVSERPPYSYMAMIQFAINSTERKRMTLKDIYTWIEDHFPYFKHIAKPGWKNSIRHNLSLHDMFVRETSANGKVSFWTIHPSANRYLTLDQVFKQQKRPNPELRRNVTIKTELPLGARRKMKPLLPRVSSYLVPIQFPVNQSLVLQPSVKVPLPLAASLMSSELARHSKRVRIAPKVLLAEEGVAPLPTTGPVQEDKLLLGEGLSPLLPIQSIKEEEPQPGEEMLPLGRPIKVESPPLEEWPSPYPSVKEESSHSWEGSSHSPTPRSKKSYGGLKSPARCVSEMLVIKRREGREMSRSRRKQHLLPPCLDEPELLFEGPGASQRATELPLPAESSEPASQLGYSQEEGGPFKTPIKEMLPISSTPSKSVLPVTPESWRLTPPAKVGGLDFSPVQATQAAFCPLPDSLGLTDFSTTPLKSIPLFDSPRELLNSEPFDLTADPFSTSSPSDMEVPKPDSPGPEVTSLVANRSLTEGLVLDTMNDSLSKILLDISFPGLEEDPLGPDSVNWAQFIPELR, encoded by the exons ATGAAAACAAGCCCCCGTCGGCCACTGATTCTCAAAAGACGGAGGCTGCCCGTTCCTGTTCAAAATGCCCAAGGTGAAACATCAGGAGAGGAACCTAAGAGGCCCCCTGCCCAACAAGAGCCTGGTCAAGCACAGGCCTCCAAGGAGGCGGCAGAGTCCAACTCCTGCAAGTTTCCAGCTGGGATCAAGATCATTAACCACCCCACCATGCCCAACACCCAAGTGGTGGCCGTCCCTAACAATGCCAATATCCAGAGCATCATCACAGCATTGACcgccaaaggaaaagagagtggCAGCAGTGGGCCCAACAAGTTCATCCTCATCAGCTGTGGGGGAGCCCCCACTCACCCTCCAGGACCCCAGCCTCAAGCCCAAACCAGCAATGATCCCAAGAGGACAGAAGTGGTCACCGAGACCCTGGGACCAAAGCCTGCAGCTAGGGATGTGAATCTTCCTAGACCACCTGGAGCCCTTCCCGGGCAGAGATGGGAGAGCTGTGGTATGTGGTCTGCAAGGCAAAGGG CTGGTGGCGAGGCGGCAGGCTGCATTCTCGACAACAGCTTGACCAACATCCAGTGGCTTGGAAAGATGAGTTCTGACGGGCTGGGTTCCAGCAGCATCAAGCAAGagatggaggaaaaggagaatcGTCACCTGGAACAGAATCAG GTCGAGGAGCCCCCGGGAGCATCCACATCCTGGCAGGACTCTGTGTCTGAGCGGCCACCATACTCTTACATGGCCATGATACAGTTCGCCATCAATAGCACCGAGAGGAAGCGCATGACCTTGAAAGACATCTATACTTGGATCGAGGACCACTTCCCCTATTTCAAACACATCGCCAAGCCAGGCTGGAAG AACTCCATCCGCCACAACCTTTCTCTCCATGACATGTTTGTTCGGGAGACGTCTGCCAATGGCAAGGTCTCCTTCTGGACTATCCACCCCAGTGCCAATCGCTACTTGACGTTGGACCAGGTGTTTAAG CAGCAGAAACGACCCAATCCTGAACTCCGCCGGAACGTGACCATCAAAACTGAACTCCCACTGGGCGCAC GGCGGAAGATGAAGCCGCTGCTCCCACGGGTCAGCTCGTACCTGGTACCCATCCAGTTCCCAGTGAACCAGTCACTGGTGCTGCAGCCCTCGGTCAAGGTGCCACTGCCCCTAGCAGCTTCCCTCATGAGCTCAGAGCTTGCCCGCCACAGCAAGCGAGTCCGTATCGCCCCCAAG GTGCTGCTAGCCGAGGAAGGGGTGGCCCCTCTGCCCACCACAGGGCCTGTGCAAGAAGACAAGCTCCTGCTTGGAGAAGGGCTGTCTCCTCTGCTTCCAATTCAGTCCATCAAGGAGGAAGAACCCCAGCCTGGGGAAGAAATGCTGCCCTTGGGAAGACCCATCAAAGTAGAGAGCCCACCCTTGGAGGAGTGGCCCTCGCCATACCCGTCTGTCAAAGAGGAATCGTCTCACTCCTGGGAGGGCTCGTCCCACTCTCCCACTCCAAGGTCCAAGAAGTCCTACGGTGGGCTCAAGTCCCCAGCCCGGTGTGTCTCGGAAATGCTCGTGATTAAacgaagggaggggagggagatgagcCGGTCTCGAAGGAAACAGCACCTTCTGCCTCCTTGTCTGGACGAGCCCGAGCTGCTCTTCGAGGGCCCTGGGGCTTCCCAGCGAGCCACAGAGCTCCCTTTGCCCGCAGAGTCCTCTGAGCCTGCCTCCCAGCTTGGCTActcccaggaggagggaggaccTTTCAAGACACCCATTAAGGAGATGCTGCCCATCTCCTCCACCCCAAGCAAATCTGTCCTCCCCGTGACCCCTGAATCCTGGAGGCTCACACCCCCAGCCAAAGTAGGGGGGCTAGACTTCAGCCCAGTACAAGCCACACAGGCTGCCTTTTGCCCCCTGCCTGATTCCCTGGGGCTGACGGATTTTAGCACCACCCCGCTGAAAAGTATCCCCCTCTTTGACTCACCCCGAGAGCTCCTCAATTCGGAGCCTTTTGACCTCACTGCTGACCCCTTCAGCACCTCTTCTCCCTCAGATATGGAAGTCCCCAAGCCTGACTCCCCTGGGCCAGAGGTGACCAGCCTTGTAGCCAACCGTTCTCTGACAGAAGGCCTGGTTCTGGACACAATGAATGACAGCCTCAGCAAGATCCTGCTGGACATCAGCTTTCCTGGCCTGGAGGAAGATCCTCTGGGCCCTGACAGCGTCAACTGGGCTCAGTTCATTCCTGAGCTGCGGTAG